AACGACGCGTGGGAGCTCTTCGACCTCAGCAAGGATCCGAACGAGCTCGTCAACCTCGCGGCGTCCAACCCGGAGAAGGTCAAGGAGCTCGCCGCCAAGTGGAATGCAGCGGCGGAACGCTACGGCGTGTTCCCGCTCGACGACCGCAACCTCGTCATCAAGATGAGCCAGGATCGCCTGCGCCGCGGGCTGCGGCGGCACTGGGAGTTCCGGCCGCCCGTCGAACGCATCTCCGCGCAGGTCTCGCCGTTCATGAACGGTTTCGACCACGAGATCGTCGCCGAGCTGCAGCGTCCGGCGGGCAAAGGCGACGGCGTGATCGTCGCGTGCGGCTCGCAGCCGGCGGGCTACGTCCTGCACATCACCGGCGGCAGGCTCGTCTACGAGCAGAGCATGTTTCCGTGGAACGAACGCATCGAGTCGTCGGAGCCGGTGCCCGACGGCGACGTGACGGTGCGCTACGTGCAGAAGATGACGTCGCGTCCGTTCGAAGGCGGCGGCTCGCTGTTCATCGGCGACCGCAAGGTGGCCGAGCACAAGTTCACGCACTGCGTGCTGTCGACGAGCTACGACGGCTTCTCGCTCGGAGCCGACCTCGGCAACCAGGTCTCGACGATGTACCGCGGCACGCATCCGTTCCAGGGGCGCATCGTCAAGGTGACGATCGACATCGACACGACACCGTTCACGACGCTCGAGCAGATGCGCTTCGTCGACAAGCTCGGGATCAAGGTGTGACGGGTCCGGCGGCATGACGGCCACCCGCGACGCAGTATCCTCGATCCGCGACGGAACGTCCGCCGCCCGCGACGGAACGTCCGAAGTCCGCGAAGGAATGATCGTTGTGGAAGCCGGCCGCTACCGCCTCGGATCCGATGCGCACTATCCGGAGGAGCGGCCGCTGCGCGAAGTCGAGGTGCGGCGCTTTGCGATCGATCGTGCGCCGGTGACCAACCGTGAGTTTTCCGAGTTCGCCCGTTCGACCGGTTACGTGACGCTCGCCGAGCGCGCCGTTCCCGCAGGTTCCGCCGTATTCCGCATGACGGCGGGGCCGGTCGATCTTCGCGATCCGTCGAGCTGGTGGACGTTTGAACCCGGCGCGAGCTGGCGAGCACCCGACGGACCGGGCTCCGCCACGGACGATCGCGACGATCATCCGGTCGTGCACGTTGCGTACGAGGATGCGTGCGCGTTCGCGAAGTGGCGCGGCAAACGTCTGCCCGACGAATGCGAATGGGAAGCGGCCGCGCGCGACGGTCTCGACGCCGCAACGTACGCTTGGGGCGACGAGCTGACGCCGCAAGGCCGCATGATGGCCAACTTCTGGACCGGTGCGTTCCCGTGGTACTTCGCGCGCGGCACTCCGGGGACGACTGCGGTCGGCTCGTTTCCGCCGGCACGAAGCGGCGCCGTCGACATGATCGGCAACGTCTGGGAATGGACGCGAACGCCGATGCACGACCCGAAGCCGTGCGGATGCACGCCGCCGCCGCTCGCGGGCGCAGCGGCTCGCGATGCGATGCTGGTGCTGAAAGGCGGATCGTGGCTGTGCGCTGCGGAATACTGCGCGCGTTACCGGCCGGCCGCGCGCATCGCGCTCAGCGCCGAATCGACGACCGCGCACGTGGGCTTTCGCTGCGCGATCGACCTCTGAACGTGTCGGTCTGCGCGTGGCCGCGCTCGTGGTCGGTCGAACGCTGCTACTGCTGGACCTTGACCCAATAGTTGATCTTCACGTCGCCGTAGTGGCTCTGCTCGACGAACGGTTGGGGAATGGGAGACCCGAATACCAGCGGCTGGTACCGGACCAGCGTGCCCGACGGCGTGTTTTCGTCGGTCGCGACCGTGGTGTTGGCGTCGTAGACGCCCATGATCCAGTAGACGCCAGCCGTCACGTGAGTCGGCGCGATCGGGATTTCCTGGCTTCCGATCACGGTCAACGTGGATGCGGACGTCGCGACCAGCTGTCCCGGCGAGCCGCCGGCATCCTTGTACAGCACCATCTGCACATGCGCGCCGCCGGTGCGCATGATGAGGCCGAAGTGCGTGACCGTTGCGTCGAATTCGATCGTGACGGGGAACCCCAGCAGGTAATTTTTTTCGAACGCCGAGTCGAGATTGGTGTCGAGCGGAAAGCCGTAGCGGTTGATGAAATCGGGGCAGGTCAGCGCAAGCGGCTGCCCCACGGCCTTCCTCAGCACCGACAATGCGTCGGTCGACGTGACCGTGCCGTTGCTGTTGACGTCGCCGCAAAGTGCCGCTGCGTCGGCTGCGGCCGTGCGCAGGGCAACCAGAAGGCAAGCCAGGACGATTGCGTTCAGCAGCCGGGGAATTCTCGACATCGTTGCTCTCCTGCTCTTCGGTGGAGGGCGACGATCGCCCGGTTGTCGCCGGCGTCGCGATTGTCACCGGCGTCGCGACGAAATGTTCGCACGCGCGTCCCCGTTGAGCCGCTTCGCGCTTTAGCGGTGGTCTTCGCAAAAGAAAACCGGGACCGTCGCGGTCAGTTGCCGTGACTGTCCCGGTGTCCGCGCATGTAACCCGCGCGTGGTTCTGATTCGCGCCGGCAGTCCGGAGCAAGAGCCGGTGCCGGTTTCGGAATTTACCCGTGACCCGCGCGGGGCGTTGCTCGCAGAGCGCGTCCGCGAATCGGATCGCGCCAGAAGGGAGCGAGCGCACCCCGCGCGGA
This DNA window, taken from Candidatus Limnocylindrales bacterium, encodes the following:
- a CDS encoding formylglycine-generating enzyme family protein, with product MTATRDAVSSIRDGTSAARDGTSEVREGMIVVEAGRYRLGSDAHYPEERPLREVEVRRFAIDRAPVTNREFSEFARSTGYVTLAERAVPAGSAVFRMTAGPVDLRDPSSWWTFEPGASWRAPDGPGSATDDRDDHPVVHVAYEDACAFAKWRGKRLPDECEWEAAARDGLDAATYAWGDELTPQGRMMANFWTGAFPWYFARGTPGTTAVGSFPPARSGAVDMIGNVWEWTRTPMHDPKPCGCTPPPLAGAAARDAMLVLKGGSWLCAAEYCARYRPAARIALSAESTTAHVGFRCAIDL